From Nonlabens sp. Ci31, the proteins below share one genomic window:
- the dtd gene encoding D-aminoacyl-tRNA deacylase, translating into MRIVIQRVSEANVTIDGTVHGAIKKGLLILLGITHQDTQEDTDWLVNKILSMRIFSDIDGKMNLSIQDIDGEILVVSQFTLYANTKKGNRPSYIEAARPEVAVPLYDAFIRTLSRSFETKKSVLSDGKVRKRNKEIATGIFGADMKVQLINDGPVTILVDSHRK; encoded by the coding sequence GTGAGAATAGTCATTCAACGAGTTAGTGAAGCAAATGTAACTATTGATGGAACTGTTCATGGAGCCATTAAAAAAGGCTTGCTTATTTTATTAGGTATTACCCATCAAGACACGCAAGAAGACACCGACTGGCTTGTGAATAAAATCTTAAGTATGAGAATCTTCTCAGACATAGACGGTAAAATGAATTTAAGTATTCAGGATATCGATGGGGAAATTTTAGTCGTCTCACAATTCACTTTATATGCCAATACTAAAAAAGGCAACAGGCCTAGCTATATTGAGGCTGCAAGACCAGAGGTAGCGGTACCTTTATACGATGCTTTTATAAGAACCCTTTCCAGGAGTTTTGAGACGAAGAAGTCGGTGCTGAGCGACGGTAAAGTACGAAAGCGGAACAAAGAAATAGCTACTGGAATATTTGGAGCTGATATGAAAGTACAATTGATTAATGACGGCCCTGTAACTATCCTAGTGGACAGTCATCGAAAATAA
- the rsgA gene encoding ribosome small subunit-dependent GTPase A, with amino-acid sequence MTGTVYRSTGSWYEVKGTDGAFYSCRIKGKFRLQGIKSTNPVAVGDEVDFEIEKKGDEEIGIINVIHERDNYIVRKSVNLSKQTHIIAANVDQVFLLVTLNNPPTFTSFIDRVLVTAEAYHIPVVLAFNKVDTYNDDQGGIMIDPETGEELLTMTELDEVRYLMSLYKSIGYECIAISAETGKNIDLIKEKMKGKTSMFAGHSGAGKSTLANAVQPGLQLKTKQISEQHKQGQHTTTFAEMFDLDFGARLIDTPGVKGFGVVDMEKEEIGDYFPEIHELKQQCKFHNCMHVEEPKCAVKEAVENGEMVLSRYESYVQIIKGDEDNYRQDKHQIQP; translated from the coding sequence ATGACTGGAACCGTATATAGATCTACAGGAAGTTGGTATGAAGTAAAAGGTACTGACGGTGCATTTTACTCCTGTAGGATAAAGGGTAAATTTCGTTTACAAGGAATTAAGAGCACCAATCCTGTTGCTGTAGGGGATGAGGTAGATTTTGAAATTGAGAAAAAAGGAGATGAAGAGATAGGAATCATTAATGTGATTCATGAACGCGATAATTACATCGTCAGAAAGTCGGTGAATTTATCAAAGCAAACACATATTATTGCTGCAAATGTAGATCAGGTTTTTTTATTGGTGACCTTAAACAATCCGCCTACGTTTACTTCTTTTATAGATCGAGTTCTAGTCACTGCCGAAGCTTATCATATACCTGTGGTACTCGCCTTTAACAAGGTAGATACTTATAACGATGATCAAGGCGGTATCATGATTGACCCAGAAACTGGAGAAGAATTACTTACCATGACAGAGCTGGATGAGGTAAGGTACTTGATGAGTCTTTATAAATCTATAGGCTATGAATGTATTGCTATAAGTGCAGAAACAGGTAAGAACATCGATCTAATTAAAGAGAAAATGAAAGGCAAGACCAGCATGTTTGCCGGTCATAGTGGCGCTGGAAAAAGCACCCTAGCCAATGCGGTGCAGCCTGGATTACAATTAAAAACTAAACAAATCTCAGAACAACATAAACAGGGACAACATACGACTACGTTTGCAGAGATGTTTGATTTGGACTTTGGCGCACGTTTGATCGATACACCTGGTGTCAAAGGCTTTGGGGTAGTGGATATGGAAAAAGAAGAAATAGGTGATTATTTTCCTGAAATTCACGAGTTGAAGCAGCAATGTAAATTTCACAATTGCATGCATGTAGAAGAGCCTAAATGCGCGGTAAAAGAGGCAGTAGAAAATGGAGAAATGGTTCTGAGCCGTTATGAAAGTTATGTGCAAATAATCAAAGGAGATGAAGATAATTACCGACAGGATAAACATCAAATACAGCCGTGA